The following proteins are co-located in the Methylomonas sp. 11b genome:
- a CDS encoding thiol:disulfide interchange protein DsbA/DsbL: MLKIIALLGLLSFSSLANAEGGYEAITPAQPVQNPDKIEVIEFFWYGCPHCYSLEPAMVEWLKTKPAHVEFIRQPAVFSDLWGKHAKAYFTAEALGVLDKVHADLFDAIQNKKQKLVSEDELAKFFADHGVKDEEFRSAFNSFLVDAKLRQAESTGPRYGISGVPALIVNGKYKVTAQSAKSQANMLTVVNQLIAQESQKK; encoded by the coding sequence ATGTTAAAAATAATCGCATTATTGGGACTGTTGAGCTTTTCTTCTCTGGCAAATGCTGAAGGCGGTTACGAAGCCATAACGCCGGCGCAGCCGGTACAAAATCCGGACAAGATCGAAGTGATAGAATTTTTTTGGTACGGCTGTCCACATTGTTATAGCCTGGAGCCGGCCATGGTGGAATGGCTGAAAACCAAGCCGGCCCATGTTGAGTTTATCCGTCAACCGGCGGTATTCAGCGATCTGTGGGGCAAGCATGCCAAGGCTTATTTTACTGCCGAAGCGTTGGGCGTTTTGGATAAAGTCCATGCCGATCTGTTCGATGCGATTCAAAACAAGAAGCAAAAATTAGTCAGCGAAGACGAACTCGCGAAGTTTTTTGCCGATCATGGGGTTAAGGACGAGGAGTTTCGTAGCGCTTTTAACTCATTTTTAGTCGATGCCAAATTGCGTCAGGCCGAGTCTACCGGTCCGCGTTATGGTATTAGCGGTGTACCTGCGTTGATCGTCAACGGTAAATACAAAGTCACTGCGCAGTCCGCCAAATCCCAAGCCAATATGTTGACCGTTGTTAATCAATTGATAGCACAAGAAAGTCAGAAAAA
- a CDS encoding septal ring lytic transglycosylase RlpA family protein translates to MFLDTVSVFSSRFSLNVRRWRAVMPLMFLSLLSACSGIPTLQRNDDQAMLPGTTKTTYTKSYKVKGKTYSPMQSALGYKAQGLASWYGAESGNFTANGDRFDPRGMTAAHKTLPIPSKVRVTNLRNGRYVDVVINDRGPFKANRLIDLSQGAAEQIGMRGLAEVTVEYLGS, encoded by the coding sequence ATGTTTTTAGATACGGTATCGGTTTTTTCAAGCCGATTTAGCCTCAACGTGCGGCGATGGCGCGCGGTTATGCCGCTGATGTTTCTTAGTCTGCTTAGTGCTTGTTCCGGTATTCCAACGCTGCAACGCAATGATGATCAAGCGATGCTGCCCGGTACTACCAAGACCACTTACACTAAATCTTACAAAGTTAAAGGTAAAACTTATTCACCCATGCAAAGCGCGTTGGGTTACAAGGCGCAGGGCTTGGCTTCCTGGTATGGCGCAGAATCCGGTAATTTTACTGCCAACGGCGACCGCTTCGATCCGCGGGGTATGACGGCGGCGCATAAAACGCTGCCGATTCCCTCTAAAGTTCGGGTGACCAATCTGCGTAACGGCCGTTACGTGGATGTGGTGATTAACGACAGGGGGCCTTTCAAAGCTAATCGACTTATCGATCTGTCCCAGGGCGCGGCGGAACAGATCGGCATGCGCGGATTGGCGGAAGTGACGGTGGAATATTTGGGAAGTTAG
- the yihA gene encoding ribosome biogenesis GTP-binding protein YihA/YsxC, producing MNPIYHQAKFINSAPKLKDAPPDQGMEIAFAGRSNAGKSSAINTLVQQNALARVSKTPGRTQLLNFFEIDAKRKLVDLPGYGYAKVPEAIKKEWRHMMESYLHDRQALCGIVQVMDIRHPLTDFDWQMVEWCEHRKLPLHILLTKSDKLKYGAAKTTLLQVQRDLSQADIVVTLQLFSALNKVGIDDVHQVLDEWFGFRKMVVSED from the coding sequence ATGAATCCCATCTACCACCAGGCCAAGTTCATCAACAGCGCCCCCAAACTGAAGGACGCACCGCCCGACCAAGGCATGGAGATCGCTTTCGCCGGCCGTTCCAACGCCGGTAAATCCAGTGCGATCAATACCCTCGTACAACAAAACGCCCTGGCACGCGTCAGTAAAACCCCCGGGCGCACGCAATTGCTGAATTTTTTTGAAATCGACGCGAAGCGCAAACTGGTCGATCTACCCGGTTACGGCTACGCCAAAGTCCCGGAAGCCATCAAAAAAGAGTGGCGGCACATGATGGAAAGCTACTTGCACGACCGCCAAGCTCTGTGCGGCATCGTCCAGGTCATGGACATCCGTCACCCGCTCACCGACTTCGACTGGCAAATGGTCGAGTGGTGCGAGCACCGTAAACTGCCCTTGCACATCCTGTTGACCAAGTCCGACAAACTGAAATACGGTGCGGCCAAGACGACTTTACTACAGGTGCAACGGGATTTGAGTCAGGCGGATATTGTGGTGACCTTGCAGTTGTTTTCGGCTTTGAACAAAGTCGGGATTGACGATGTGCACCAGGTTTTGGATGAGTGGTTTGGATTCCGGAAGATGGTGGTTTCAGAGGATTAG
- a CDS encoding valine--tRNA ligase, translating into MEKTYSPHAIEQRWYQLWEESGYFAAKQDGDSYCIMIPPPNVTGSLHMGHAFQDTIMDALTRYHRMKGYNTLWQPGTDHAGIATQMVVERIINADGKTRHDLGREAFIEKVWEWKEESGGTITRQLRRMGSSLDWEKERFTMDDGMSDAVQEVFIKLYEEGLIYRGKRLVNWDPVLHTAVSDLEVLSEEENGSMWYMRYPLTNGTGHLLVATTRPETMLGDAAVAIHPDDERYKHLLGEFVELPLTGRRIPIIADEYVDPEFGTGVVKITPAHDFNDYEVWTRHKQMSVIADQPHGGLINIFTVDAAIRGNDDGFSIIPEAYIGLDRFEARKKIIADLDAQGLLEKIADHKLMVPRGDRTGAVIEPLLTNQWYVKIAPLAKPAIEAVETGAIKFVPDNWKNTYFEWMRNIQDWCISRQIWWGHRIPAWYDDQGNTYVGHSEAEIRERHGLASDYTLKQDEDVLDTWFSSALWPFSTLGWPAQTPELAKHYPTSVMVTGFDIIFFWVARMIMMGLKFQGEVPFKEVYIHGLVRDAEGQKMSKSKGNVLDPIDIIDGIALEDLVAKRVSGMMQPHLAKKIEQATRKQFPDGIQSFGTDALRFTFASLASTGRDIRFDLQRTEGYRNFCNKLWNAARYVLMNTEDHDNGIDCAECTYSQADLWILSRLNRTIATTTDAINSYRFDLAAQAIYEFTWNEYCDWYLELAKISLQSDDETLQRGTRQTLLRVLETVLRLAHPIMPFITEEIWQRVAPLAGVTAATIMLQPYPESDSAAVNTDAETKIQWAMGFILGIRRIRGEMNIAPGKPLNVLLQNGSPADQAYLKDSESYLLKLGRLESITWLATDDNAPESAIALVGDMKILIPMAGLIDKDAELARLDKEIQRIEKELPRIEGKLGNAAFVDKAPPEVIDKEREKLAGLQSSLKSLNEQFAKIKAL; encoded by the coding sequence ATGGAAAAAACCTATTCCCCGCACGCAATCGAACAACGCTGGTATCAACTTTGGGAAGAGAGTGGCTACTTCGCGGCCAAGCAAGATGGCGACTCCTATTGCATCATGATTCCGCCGCCGAATGTCACCGGCAGTTTGCATATGGGGCATGCGTTTCAGGACACCATCATGGATGCGTTGACGCGGTATCACCGCATGAAAGGCTACAACACACTGTGGCAGCCGGGCACCGACCATGCCGGTATCGCCACGCAAATGGTGGTGGAACGCATCATCAACGCCGACGGCAAAACCCGCCACGACTTGGGCCGCGAGGCGTTTATCGAGAAAGTCTGGGAATGGAAGGAAGAGTCCGGCGGCACGATTACCCGGCAATTGCGGCGCATGGGTTCGTCGCTGGATTGGGAAAAAGAGCGATTCACCATGGACGATGGCATGTCGGACGCGGTGCAGGAAGTGTTCATCAAATTGTACGAAGAAGGCCTGATCTATCGCGGTAAGCGCCTGGTGAACTGGGATCCGGTGCTGCACACCGCCGTTTCCGACCTGGAAGTGTTATCGGAAGAAGAAAACGGTTCTATGTGGTACATGCGTTACCCGCTGACCAACGGCACCGGCCATTTATTGGTGGCAACCACCCGCCCGGAAACCATGCTGGGTGACGCGGCAGTGGCGATACATCCCGATGACGAGCGCTATAAACATCTGCTCGGCGAATTCGTCGAACTGCCGCTGACTGGTCGGCGCATTCCCATCATTGCCGACGAATACGTCGATCCGGAATTCGGTACCGGCGTCGTCAAAATCACCCCGGCTCACGACTTTAATGACTACGAAGTCTGGACTCGCCATAAACAAATGTCAGTGATTGCCGATCAACCGCATGGCGGCTTAATCAATATTTTTACCGTCGATGCGGCGATACGCGGCAACGACGACGGCTTTTCTATTATTCCTGAGGCCTATATCGGCCTGGACAGATTCGAAGCCCGCAAAAAAATCATCGCCGATCTGGATGCCCAAGGCCTACTGGAAAAAATCGCTGACCATAAATTAATGGTGCCGCGCGGCGACCGCACCGGCGCGGTGATCGAGCCGTTATTGACCAATCAGTGGTACGTGAAAATCGCCCCACTGGCCAAACCGGCCATCGAAGCGGTGGAAACCGGCGCAATCAAATTCGTACCCGACAACTGGAAAAACACCTATTTCGAATGGATGCGCAACATCCAGGATTGGTGTATCTCCCGGCAAATCTGGTGGGGCCACCGCATCCCGGCCTGGTACGACGACCAGGGCAATACCTATGTCGGCCATTCGGAAGCGGAAATTCGGGAAAGACATGGCTTGGCCTCCGATTACACATTGAAGCAAGACGAAGATGTACTGGATACCTGGTTCTCGTCGGCGTTATGGCCGTTTTCGACTCTGGGTTGGCCGGCACAAACCCCGGAATTGGCGAAGCATTATCCCACCAGTGTAATGGTGACAGGTTTTGACATCATTTTCTTCTGGGTAGCGCGGATGATCATGATGGGCCTGAAGTTCCAAGGCGAAGTGCCGTTCAAGGAAGTGTACATCCACGGCCTGGTGCGCGACGCCGAAGGTCAGAAAATGTCCAAATCCAAGGGCAATGTGCTGGACCCGATCGACATCATCGACGGCATAGCTTTGGAAGACTTGGTTGCCAAACGCGTGTCCGGCATGATGCAGCCGCATCTGGCCAAAAAAATCGAGCAAGCCACCCGTAAGCAATTCCCGGATGGCATTCAATCGTTCGGCACCGACGCGCTGCGCTTCACCTTTGCTTCTTTGGCTTCCACCGGCCGCGATATTCGCTTTGATTTGCAGCGTACCGAAGGCTACCGCAACTTCTGCAATAAACTCTGGAACGCGGCGCGTTACGTACTGATGAACACCGAGGATCACGATAACGGCATCGACTGCGCGGAATGCACTTACAGCCAAGCCGACTTGTGGATTCTGTCGCGCTTGAATCGCACCATCGCGACGACGACCGATGCGATCAACAGCTATCGCTTCGATCTGGCCGCGCAAGCCATCTACGAATTCACCTGGAACGAATACTGCGATTGGTATCTGGAGTTGGCGAAAATCTCGCTGCAAAGCGACGATGAAACCTTGCAACGCGGCACTCGCCAAACTTTGTTGCGCGTGCTGGAAACCGTTTTACGGTTGGCGCATCCGATCATGCCGTTCATTACTGAGGAAATTTGGCAGCGGGTCGCACCGCTGGCCGGGGTTACTGCCGCCACCATCATGTTGCAGCCGTATCCGGAAAGCGACAGTGCGGCGGTCAACACAGACGCGGAAACCAAAATCCAATGGGCCATGGGCTTCATCCTCGGCATCCGCCGGATACGCGGCGAGATGAACATCGCACCAGGCAAACCGCTGAACGTGTTGTTGCAAAACGGTAGCCCCGCCGATCAAGCCTATTTAAAAGACAGTGAAAGCTACCTGTTAAAACTGGGCCGATTGGAGAGCATTACCTGGCTGGCAACGGACGACAACGCGCCTGAATCGGCAATCGCCTTGGTCGGCGACATGAAAATATTGATTCCGATGGCGGGTCTGATTGATAAAGACGCCGAACTGGCTAGACTGGACAAGGAAATCCAGCGTATCGAGAAAGAACTGCCGCGTATCGAAGGCAAGCTCGGCAATGCTGCGTTTGTCGACAAAGCGCCGCCGGAAGTCATCGACAAAGAGCGCGAGAAACTAGCGGGCTTACAATCATCCTTAAAAAGCCTGAACGAGCAATTCGCCAAAATCAAAGCTTTGTAA
- a CDS encoding glycine zipper family protein — translation MKKLTVCSVTAACLLLSACASQTGWTPTVDTYNNQNSYRLNQDMHECQQLASQASGGTAKETAIGAGVGGLIGAAGGAALGAVLGSPGKGAAIGAAAGGIGGASKQGIQSEDRYKNAYNNCLRQRGHRVVN, via the coding sequence ATGAAGAAGCTCACAGTCTGTTCAGTCACTGCTGCTTGTCTGTTGTTATCGGCTTGCGCTTCGCAAACCGGTTGGACGCCAACCGTCGACACTTACAATAACCAGAACTCTTATCGCTTGAATCAGGATATGCATGAGTGCCAGCAATTGGCGTCGCAAGCGTCCGGGGGCACCGCGAAGGAAACCGCAATAGGCGCCGGCGTTGGCGGTCTGATTGGCGCGGCCGGTGGCGCCGCTTTGGGTGCTGTGCTCGGCAGCCCTGGAAAAGGTGCGGCTATCGGTGCGGCTGCCGGCGGTATCGGCGGGGCATCCAAACAAGGTATTCAATCCGAAGACCGCTATAAAAACGCCTACAACAACTGCTTACGCCAACGCGGCCATCGAGTAGTTAACTGA
- a CDS encoding PAS domain-containing protein, which produces MKPTITPNNNEKKLADDDFIVSKTDTSGRITYANRIFMEIAGYPEHQLLGIQHNIIRHPDMPRGVFRFMWNTLKAGDEFFGFAKNLCRDGGYYWVFANITPDYDKDGKLQGYYSVRRNPPRNALGVIIPIYQEMLAIEKRHSVKDAPDKSLEYLFDVVQQAGVKNYNSLVLSLYKPNGV; this is translated from the coding sequence ATGAAGCCGACTATCACGCCTAACAATAACGAAAAAAAACTCGCGGATGACGATTTTATCGTTTCCAAGACCGACACCTCGGGGCGGATCACTTACGCTAATCGCATTTTTATGGAAATCGCCGGCTATCCGGAACACCAATTGCTGGGCATACAACACAACATCATCAGACACCCGGATATGCCGCGCGGCGTGTTTAGATTCATGTGGAATACCTTAAAAGCCGGTGACGAGTTTTTCGGGTTTGCCAAAAATCTATGCCGGGATGGCGGATATTATTGGGTATTTGCCAACATTACTCCGGACTATGACAAAGACGGTAAATTGCAGGGTTACTATTCGGTGCGCCGTAACCCGCCCCGTAACGCACTTGGGGTCATCATACCGATTTATCAGGAAATGTTGGCCATCGAGAAACGCCATTCAGTTAAAGATGCCCCGGATAAATCGCTGGAATACCTATTCGACGTGGTTCAGCAAGCCGGCGTTAAAAATTACAATAGCCTGGTGTTAAGCCTGTATAAACCCAACGGAGTGTAA
- a CDS encoding response regulator, translating into MTDHQLANLQVFLVEPSHTQQQIISHFLLDCDINDITCVQSGAELFERLQHSRPDLIISSMYLPDMTGVELVHALRNDDASYEMAFLLISSETNIKYLEPIRQAGAIAILPKPFTRQALETALHSTLEYVRPEKLNLTHLDVEDLRVLLVDDSEFSLKYLTRVFENIGIYQIVTAHDGKQGLQIFNQQYFDLVVTDYNMPEMDGLQLIDHIRNHPERGSVPILMVTSEQNQNRLAAIEKSEVSAILDKPFEATSIKRLLINLLN; encoded by the coding sequence ATGACAGACCATCAGCTTGCCAATTTACAGGTTTTTCTCGTCGAACCGTCCCATACTCAGCAGCAGATCATCTCCCACTTTTTACTCGACTGCGATATAAACGATATTACCTGTGTGCAAAGCGGCGCCGAGCTATTCGAACGCTTACAGCACTCCCGCCCCGATCTGATTATCAGCTCCATGTACCTGCCGGACATGACCGGCGTGGAATTGGTGCACGCACTGCGCAACGACGATGCCTCGTATGAAATGGCCTTTTTGCTCATTTCCAGCGAGACGAATATCAAATACCTTGAACCGATCCGCCAGGCCGGCGCGATTGCCATATTACCCAAGCCGTTTACCCGTCAGGCCTTGGAAACCGCCCTGCATTCCACGCTGGAATATGTTCGCCCGGAAAAACTTAACCTGACGCACCTGGATGTCGAAGACCTGCGAGTACTGCTGGTGGACGACAGCGAATTCTCGTTGAAATATCTCACCAGGGTTTTCGAAAACATCGGCATCTACCAGATCGTTACGGCTCATGACGGCAAACAGGGTTTACAGATATTCAATCAGCAGTATTTTGATCTGGTCGTTACCGACTACAACATGCCGGAGATGGACGGCTTGCAGTTGATAGACCATATCCGCAATCATCCCGAGCGCGGCTCGGTGCCCATTCTCATGGTCACCAGCGAGCAAAACCAAAATCGCCTGGCGGCGATAGAGAAATCCGAAGTATCAGCCATACTTGACAAGCCCTTCGAAGCCACTTCAATCAAACGCCTCCTGATTAATTTGCTCAATTGA
- a CDS encoding methyl-accepting chemotaxis protein: MNSNANIPFLRTKLNYAVATIIFFTVAAFIDTLITHGFSWLMLGLLLPLPVVAFDAWHAGKQCLLVLERIEEVLRHTNQGQLYHRVTKTRGMGEVGKIAWELNETLDIMESYFKEMNSCFKHAAEGNYDRYALVDGFPGILKKSAKNMNDAIKLMDENDKLTIKRRLSAGLHALNTNNLLNNLKGNQSDLLNITEQMQKVENIAVETGENANASLSAVETISNSLSDINSNVHSVSDVIGALINDSKKITESLSMITGIADQTNLLALNASIEAARAGEHGRGFAVVADEVKNLSEHTKNAALEVSRTLKSFNKRVEQMQTEAESSSALSQEILAQVNSFRQQFSNLSRSAKISVDYISYAKDKSFGVLAKLDHVVYKQNGYVAVETANECPHHQAIMVDNHNCRLGKWYYEGLGYEKFRSTSAYAKLNQPHADVHRTTQKAYEVSRDRWVDDPGMLDEIIRQMQLAEAASAEVMQYIDAMVEERHKNV, from the coding sequence ATGAATTCAAACGCCAATATTCCGTTTTTAAGAACCAAGCTGAATTATGCGGTGGCAACCATTATATTTTTCACTGTTGCCGCTTTCATCGACACGCTTATCACGCATGGATTTTCCTGGCTCATGCTTGGCTTGCTACTGCCGTTACCGGTGGTGGCCTTCGATGCCTGGCACGCCGGCAAACAATGCCTGCTGGTCTTAGAGCGGATCGAAGAAGTGTTAAGACACACTAATCAAGGCCAACTCTATCATCGCGTCACCAAAACGCGCGGCATGGGCGAAGTCGGCAAGATAGCCTGGGAGCTGAATGAGACCCTGGACATCATGGAGTCTTACTTCAAAGAAATGAACTCTTGTTTTAAACACGCCGCAGAAGGCAATTATGATCGTTATGCGCTGGTTGACGGCTTTCCAGGCATACTGAAAAAGTCGGCGAAGAATATGAACGACGCCATCAAATTAATGGATGAAAACGACAAACTGACGATCAAACGGCGTTTATCGGCAGGCCTGCATGCGCTCAACACCAACAATCTGCTCAACAATCTGAAAGGTAATCAAAGCGACTTGCTCAATATCACCGAGCAAATGCAGAAGGTAGAGAATATTGCTGTGGAAACAGGCGAGAACGCCAACGCCAGCCTATCCGCCGTAGAAACCATCAGTAATTCCCTGTCGGACATCAACTCCAATGTACATTCGGTATCGGATGTAATCGGCGCGCTAATTAACGACAGTAAAAAAATTACCGAATCCTTATCGATGATTACCGGGATTGCCGATCAAACCAACCTGCTGGCCTTAAACGCCTCGATAGAAGCGGCACGCGCCGGCGAGCACGGCCGAGGCTTCGCGGTGGTCGCCGACGAAGTCAAAAATCTCTCCGAACACACCAAGAACGCCGCACTTGAGGTGTCCAGAACCCTCAAGTCGTTCAATAAGCGGGTTGAACAAATGCAAACCGAAGCGGAAAGCTCCTCCGCGCTTTCGCAAGAGATACTGGCGCAAGTCAATTCCTTCCGCCAACAATTTTCCAATTTATCCCGGTCCGCAAAGATCTCGGTCGATTACATTTCTTATGCCAAAGACAAATCTTTCGGCGTCCTGGCTAAACTCGATCATGTGGTCTACAAACAAAACGGCTATGTGGCCGTCGAAACAGCCAACGAATGCCCTCATCACCAAGCCATCATGGTAGACAACCATAATTGCCGCTTAGGAAAATGGTATTACGAGGGACTGGGTTATGAAAAATTCCGCTCGACCAGCGCTTACGCTAAATTGAATCAACCGCATGCCGATGTGCATAGGACTACACAAAAGGCTTATGAAGTTTCTCGCGACAGATGGGTGGATGATCCAGGCATGCTCGATGAAATCATTCGGCAAATGCAACTGGCCGAGGCCGCCAGCGCCGAGGTGATGCAATATATCGATGCGATGGTGGAAGAAAGACACAAAAACGTATAG
- a CDS encoding HDOD domain-containing protein has protein sequence MTPTGTAQKPPQTLDEWTELLRVQEMPIFSNTAHNIYAALDDRHKGAIELATVILQDPNLTAKLLKVGSSPYYNPSKQKMSTVSRAIVVLGAEVIRELTLACSFFEAMLSSTNKDRANREIALALHAAVQAKDLALSMGDTSPEEVFIAALLHNIGHIAFWCSGNPQSKKVHELIEKSGLNNREAEKKILGFTLQDLGKKLSKSWCLSGLIEEAIAKPDSAERRVQMVQLGHQICAALKSGKDSEAMQACLAKVAEFSGLSPATLKAKIDKNTLEAVHIARQFGANDASKFISTEAIIAKFEDAEEEKADKKQLQFQILQDISSHISGQIDLNGLFEMVLEGIHRGVEMDRTLFMLLSPDKQTLNEKFSLGWHKIALDQKIRIYNSEPSANLLFHALQQQEGVWLFPQQHHELYTPQIRQHIGEYECFVFPVYAEKKTVGLIYCDHSIHGLPLTREDFIAAKHFAKQAHIGLTLYCMKNH, from the coding sequence ATGACCCCCACCGGCACCGCGCAAAAGCCACCGCAAACTCTGGACGAATGGACAGAGCTGCTCCGCGTGCAGGAAATGCCGATCTTCTCCAACACCGCGCATAACATCTACGCGGCGTTGGACGACAGGCACAAGGGGGCCATCGAGCTGGCGACGGTAATTCTGCAAGACCCCAATCTCACCGCCAAACTGCTTAAGGTCGGTAGCAGTCCCTATTACAATCCATCCAAGCAAAAGATGAGCACCGTATCGCGGGCCATTGTCGTGCTGGGTGCAGAAGTAATACGGGAACTGACGCTGGCCTGTTCGTTTTTCGAAGCGATGCTGTCGTCCACCAACAAGGACAGAGCCAACCGGGAGATTGCGCTGGCTCTGCATGCTGCGGTGCAAGCCAAAGACTTGGCGCTAAGCATGGGCGACACTTCGCCAGAAGAAGTGTTTATTGCTGCCCTACTGCACAATATCGGCCATATTGCCTTCTGGTGCTCCGGCAATCCGCAATCCAAAAAAGTCCACGAACTGATAGAAAAGAGCGGGCTGAACAATCGCGAAGCCGAGAAAAAAATACTGGGCTTTACCTTGCAGGACTTGGGCAAAAAACTGAGCAAATCCTGGTGCCTGAGCGGCTTGATAGAAGAGGCCATCGCCAAACCGGATTCCGCGGAGAGACGGGTGCAAATGGTGCAACTGGGTCATCAGATCTGCGCGGCGCTTAAATCGGGCAAAGACTCGGAAGCCATGCAGGCTTGTCTGGCAAAAGTTGCTGAATTTTCCGGCCTGTCGCCGGCAACCCTAAAAGCCAAGATCGACAAAAACACTTTGGAAGCGGTGCACATTGCCCGGCAATTCGGCGCTAACGACGCCTCCAAATTCATCAGCACCGAAGCTATCATCGCCAAATTCGAAGACGCTGAAGAGGAAAAGGCCGATAAGAAGCAGCTGCAATTTCAAATTTTGCAGGACATCAGCAGCCACATCAGCGGACAAATCGATCTAAACGGCCTGTTTGAGATGGTGCTGGAAGGCATACATCGCGGTGTGGAAATGGACAGAACCCTATTCATGCTGCTCAGTCCGGATAAACAGACGCTAAACGAAAAATTTTCCCTGGGCTGGCACAAAATCGCGCTCGACCAAAAAATCCGCATATACAATTCCGAACCCTCGGCAAACTTACTGTTTCACGCCCTACAACAGCAAGAAGGCGTCTGGCTGTTTCCCCAGCAACATCATGAGCTTTACACCCCGCAGATCCGCCAGCATATCGGCGAATACGAGTGCTTCGTTTTCCCGGTTTATGCGGAAAAAAAGACCGTAGGCCTTATTTATTGCGACCACTCTATTCATGGACTACCCTTAACTCGCGAGGACTTCATCGCAGCCAAGCACTTTGCCAAACAAGCGCATATCGGCTTAACCCTATACTGCATGAAAAACCACTAA
- a CDS encoding c-type cytochrome, with product MIKKLLTVSISLLLATAAGHVNAQGNASASAGKTKAASCAGCHGEDGNSTMPAFPKLAGQHQTYLVKQLQAFKSGARLAPMMAPLAAGLDDQTIQELASYYAGNKISTNPAPKLPPSDDDDAPAKTPEQEKAALDALITQGSDLYRNGNISREVSACVACHGPYAEGNKPASFPSLHSQHADYLIKSLTDFKTGARSNNRENMMHMIATKMTDEDIKAVAYYISTMK from the coding sequence ATGATAAAAAAATTGCTGACTGTTTCCATCTCTTTGTTGTTGGCAACCGCCGCCGGCCATGTAAACGCGCAAGGTAATGCCAGCGCCAGCGCCGGAAAAACCAAAGCCGCCAGTTGCGCGGGCTGCCATGGCGAAGACGGTAACAGCACGATGCCGGCGTTTCCGAAATTAGCGGGACAGCACCAAACTTATTTGGTTAAACAATTACAAGCGTTCAAGAGTGGCGCGCGCTTGGCGCCTATGATGGCACCATTGGCGGCGGGCCTTGATGATCAGACAATTCAGGAACTTGCCAGTTATTATGCCGGCAACAAAATTTCCACCAATCCGGCGCCGAAACTGCCGCCGAGTGATGACGACGATGCGCCTGCTAAAACACCCGAGCAAGAAAAAGCCGCGCTGGACGCCTTAATTACGCAAGGTAGCGATTTATACCGTAACGGTAATATCAGCCGCGAAGTATCGGCGTGCGTGGCATGCCACGGCCCTTATGCGGAAGGCAATAAGCCGGCCTCGTTCCCGTCCTTGCATTCTCAGCATGCTGATTATCTGATTAAAAGTCTGACTGATTTCAAAACCGGCGCGCGCAGCAATAATCGGGAAAACATGATGCACATGATCGCCACCAAAATGACTGACGAGGATATTAAAGCGGTTGCTTACTACATCTCCACGATGAAATAA